Proteins encoded in a region of the Scrofimicrobium sp. R131 genome:
- a CDS encoding dipeptidase codes for MSNFEALSTRVDRYLPAQIEGLRRLVQIPSISSDPARADQMAQSAQTVADMFAELGFNVELCQATAEDGTEGQPAVLAVKSAANPDAPTVLLYAHHDVQPLGEVDRWSYEPLELTEVGDRLYGRGSADDGAGIMVHVGALRALGEDLPVNVVVFIEGEEEIGSPSFTAFLEKYRDRLSADVIVVADSNNWTVDVPALTSSLRGVCSCDVKVEVLEHAVHSGMFGGPILDAVTLASRLIATLHDENGDVAVPGLGGNDRAEVEWQESDFRADASVVDGYQLAGTGDLAARVWTKPALAVIGMDVRPIAESSNTIAPQCTFRLSLRTVPGSDPRQSLSALTEYLQAQAPFGARVSVTPGELGPSYQADLSAPVAEKLRAALGSAWGTTPVAIGVGGSIPFISDFQAAFPGAQVLVTGVEDPQANAHSENESASRKTLRNATLAEALFLESLAE; via the coding sequence ATGTCGAATTTTGAAGCCTTGAGCACCCGTGTTGACCGGTACCTTCCCGCCCAGATTGAAGGCCTGCGCCGGCTGGTTCAGATTCCTTCCATCTCCTCCGATCCGGCCCGCGCCGACCAGATGGCGCAGAGCGCCCAGACGGTGGCTGACATGTTTGCCGAGTTGGGGTTTAACGTTGAGCTTTGCCAAGCCACCGCCGAAGATGGGACGGAGGGACAACCGGCCGTCCTCGCCGTGAAGTCGGCCGCCAACCCCGACGCTCCCACCGTGCTGCTCTACGCGCACCACGACGTGCAGCCGCTCGGCGAGGTGGACCGGTGGTCCTACGAGCCGCTTGAACTGACCGAGGTGGGCGACCGACTGTACGGGCGCGGCTCGGCCGACGATGGCGCCGGAATCATGGTGCACGTGGGCGCCCTCCGCGCCCTCGGCGAAGATCTGCCGGTGAACGTGGTCGTCTTCATTGAGGGGGAAGAGGAAATCGGTTCCCCCTCGTTCACCGCTTTCCTGGAGAAGTATCGGGATCGGCTGTCAGCCGACGTGATCGTGGTGGCCGACTCGAACAACTGGACGGTGGACGTCCCGGCGTTGACCTCGTCCCTGCGCGGAGTCTGCTCCTGCGACGTCAAAGTGGAAGTGCTGGAGCACGCCGTCCACTCGGGCATGTTTGGCGGTCCAATTCTGGATGCGGTCACCCTGGCTTCGCGTCTGATTGCCACCCTGCATGACGAAAACGGTGACGTGGCCGTCCCCGGCCTCGGCGGTAACGACCGAGCCGAAGTTGAGTGGCAGGAGTCCGACTTCCGAGCCGATGCCTCCGTGGTCGACGGGTATCAGCTGGCCGGCACCGGCGATCTGGCGGCTCGAGTTTGGACCAAGCCGGCTCTGGCTGTGATCGGGATGGATGTTCGTCCGATTGCCGAGTCTTCCAACACCATTGCGCCCCAGTGCACCTTCCGGTTGAGCCTCAGGACGGTGCCGGGCTCCGACCCGCGCCAATCGCTGTCCGCCCTGACCGAGTATCTGCAGGCCCAGGCTCCGTTCGGCGCCCGGGTCAGCGTCACCCCGGGCGAACTGGGTCCGTCCTACCAGGCCGACCTGAGCGCGCCGGTGGCCGAAAAGCTTCGGGCCGCGCTCGGCTCCGCGTGGGGAACCACCCCGGTGGCGATCGGGGTGGGCGGCTCGATCCCATTCATCAGCGACTTCCAGGCTGCCTTCCCGGGCGCCCAGGTGCTGGTGACCGGGGTTGAGGACCCGCAGGCCAACGCCCACTCGGAAAACGAGTCGGCCTCCCGGAAGACCCTCCGGAATGCCACTTTGGCCGAAGCCCTATTCCTGGAGAGCCTGGCCGAATGA
- a CDS encoding glycerate kinase: MKALLVGHLSPSLAPAVGFSAGEEQLAEAPGEHYRDRLAVLAEALTDWEVEILPFGPGPIFTEAVPGSLSLPRDAGDPVVLPAAGPLLVEMGHDVGHDWGRRLWAVNREEDLVGRDLTVAYSTARPLKGPDATSNTDPHLGLRPVIEEPDGLIAHLRQLSHRQLPLADPRPREVDLRPGSGAGGGAAAWLMALGARAFPTAQLLADHLGLADRIGRADLVILATPHWHSPDLAESIPIYAAEVAAERAIPVVGVGFRSSLSPHEQAQWGLQGLHLARDPERLGQLGRRVAQTWSGFTPG; this comes from the coding sequence ATGAAAGCCCTGCTGGTCGGCCATCTGAGCCCGTCACTTGCACCTGCCGTCGGTTTCAGTGCCGGGGAGGAACAGTTGGCAGAGGCTCCGGGGGAGCACTACCGCGACCGGTTGGCGGTGCTGGCCGAGGCCCTGACCGACTGGGAGGTGGAGATCCTGCCGTTCGGACCCGGCCCGATCTTTACCGAGGCTGTCCCCGGCTCCCTCAGCTTGCCCCGAGATGCCGGTGACCCGGTGGTCCTGCCCGCGGCGGGTCCCCTGCTGGTGGAGATGGGCCACGACGTCGGTCATGACTGGGGGCGGAGGCTGTGGGCGGTCAACCGGGAAGAGGACCTGGTTGGGCGCGACCTGACCGTCGCCTATTCGACGGCTCGGCCGTTGAAGGGCCCCGATGCCACCTCAAACACCGATCCGCACCTGGGCTTGCGTCCGGTGATTGAGGAGCCTGACGGGCTGATCGCGCACCTGCGCCAGCTCTCCCACCGCCAGCTACCCCTGGCCGATCCTCGCCCGCGCGAAGTCGATCTGCGGCCGGGCTCCGGGGCCGGGGGAGGGGCGGCGGCCTGGCTGATGGCTCTGGGCGCGCGTGCCTTCCCCACCGCGCAACTGCTGGCTGACCACCTGGGACTGGCCGACCGGATCGGTCGAGCCGACCTGGTGATTCTAGCCACACCGCACTGGCATTCCCCCGACCTGGCCGAGTCGATCCCGATCTATGCGGCCGAGGTAGCTGCCGAACGCGCCATCCCGGTGGTTGGGGTTGGGTTCAGGTCCTCACTTTCCCCGCACGAGCAGGCCCAGTGGGGACTGCAGGGGTTGCACCTGGCCCGGGACCCCGAGCGGTTGGGGCAGCTCGGGCGGCGGGTCGCCCAAACCTGGAGTGGTTTCACTCCTGGGTGA
- a CDS encoding iron-sulfur cluster assembly accessory protein, with translation MSDVTTALPTHEVILTDEAAVKVQSLLEQEGRDDLRLRVAVQPGGCSGLIYQLYFDERLLDGDAVREFGGVEVVVDRMSVPYLSGATIGFADSIERQGFTIDNPNAGGTCACGESFH, from the coding sequence ATGTCTGACGTAACAACCGCACTGCCCACGCACGAGGTGATTTTGACCGATGAGGCCGCCGTCAAGGTGCAGAGCCTGCTTGAGCAGGAAGGACGGGACGATCTGCGTCTGCGCGTCGCGGTTCAGCCCGGTGGCTGCTCGGGCCTGATCTACCAGCTGTACTTCGACGAGCGCCTGCTGGACGGCGACGCTGTTCGCGAGTTCGGTGGGGTTGAGGTCGTGGTGGACCGGATGAGCGTTCCCTACCTGTCCGGCGCCACCATTGGTTTTGCCGACAGCATTGAGCGTCAGGGATTCACCATTGACAACCCCAATGCCGGTGGCACCTGCGCGTGTGGGGAGTCCTTCCACTAA
- a CDS encoding FKBP-type peptidyl-prolyl cis-trans isomerase, whose product MSRSRLAGAIATLGLLATLGLSGCAGQGGDSASESADQPTQSAQSDGGAQSGAAAEEGPEVDRDPSGSLPTITLPTEDSGPLMKPVSSSEPKVITAKTLTEGDGDKVGPDDFITVNYAGFLWDGKQFDSSYKSDGKSTPISFSLNQVIKGWKWGLNQTRVGDQVMLVIPPEYGYGKQANGQIPANSTLVFYVEILDTVPVNTDALKDAENTNAQLPVGISVQGDLGTEPEVIFADKSPMPEKAETIVLAQGTGPVITDADSVEYYAIVGYWGSSERAHTWEDGIQTVNPGSILVGERVGSRILIITPSADQANPASFTLVDVLAAHPSR is encoded by the coding sequence ATGAGCCGATCACGCCTAGCTGGCGCGATCGCTACTCTTGGCCTGCTCGCCACCCTCGGTTTGTCGGGGTGCGCCGGTCAGGGAGGCGACTCTGCGTCCGAATCAGCCGACCAGCCCACCCAATCCGCCCAGTCTGACGGGGGCGCCCAGTCGGGAGCCGCCGCTGAGGAAGGTCCCGAAGTGGATCGCGATCCCAGCGGCAGCCTGCCCACCATCACCCTGCCGACCGAAGACTCCGGTCCACTGATGAAGCCGGTCAGCAGCAGCGAGCCCAAGGTCATCACGGCGAAGACTCTGACAGAAGGAGACGGGGACAAAGTTGGCCCCGACGACTTCATCACCGTCAACTATGCCGGGTTCCTGTGGGACGGGAAGCAGTTTGACTCCTCCTACAAGTCCGACGGCAAGTCCACCCCAATCTCGTTCTCTCTGAACCAGGTAATCAAAGGGTGGAAGTGGGGTCTGAACCAGACCCGCGTGGGGGATCAGGTGATGCTGGTAATCCCACCCGAGTACGGCTACGGCAAACAGGCGAACGGTCAGATTCCAGCTAACTCCACCCTCGTCTTCTACGTCGAGATTCTCGACACCGTGCCGGTCAACACCGACGCGCTGAAGGATGCTGAGAATACCAACGCGCAGCTGCCGGTGGGGATCAGCGTGCAGGGAGACCTGGGAACCGAGCCGGAAGTCATTTTCGCCGACAAGTCTCCCATGCCGGAAAAGGCCGAGACCATTGTACTGGCCCAGGGAACGGGACCGGTGATTACCGACGCCGATTCGGTCGAGTACTACGCGATTGTCGGGTACTGGGGAAGCTCTGAGCGCGCTCACACCTGGGAGGACGGGATCCAAACCGTGAACCCGGGGTCAATCCTGGTGGGCGAACGAGTCGGCTCTCGGATCCTGATCATCACCCCTTCGGCCGATCAGGCGAATCCGGCCTCATTCACCCTGGTGGATGTGCTGGCCGCTCACCCCTCGCGCTGA
- the trpD gene encoding anthranilate phosphoribosyltransferase → MNQWSELAGDLVAGAELDYQSAYRLMDQIMAGELGEIRLASLLSLLAMRGPATDELHGLADAMRDNARRIGLPRAAVDIVGTGGDQAHTVNISTMAAIVVAAAGYPVVKHGNRASTSASGSADVLEALGVNLQLDPEQIVDVFDRVGIAFLFANNFHPSMRYAAATRRELGFPTVFNVLGPLTNPARPQASAIGVAKETIAPLVAGVFARRGTSAWVFRGAVRGLDEITTTEPVQVWRTVGNQVQEEVFDPAAEFGLPRAGLSDLRGGSPEHNAKVAREILAGESSPAADAVALNAAAGIVAARGIDSPLTGNAVEQLGSALSQAQEVLSSGAALNLLDRWVAASRG, encoded by the coding sequence ATGAACCAGTGGAGTGAACTAGCCGGCGACCTGGTGGCCGGCGCCGAACTCGACTACCAGTCGGCCTACCGGCTGATGGATCAGATTATGGCGGGTGAACTGGGCGAGATTCGCCTGGCTAGCCTCCTGTCCCTGCTGGCCATGCGCGGTCCCGCGACCGACGAACTGCACGGGCTGGCCGATGCCATGCGCGACAATGCCCGCCGGATCGGCCTGCCGCGGGCCGCAGTCGACATCGTTGGCACCGGCGGCGACCAGGCCCACACCGTCAACATCTCCACTATGGCGGCAATCGTGGTGGCGGCGGCCGGCTATCCGGTGGTCAAGCACGGCAACCGGGCGTCGACCTCGGCCTCCGGCTCTGCCGACGTGCTGGAAGCGCTCGGGGTGAACCTGCAACTGGACCCTGAGCAGATCGTGGACGTCTTTGACCGGGTCGGAATCGCTTTCCTGTTTGCCAATAACTTCCACCCGTCCATGCGCTACGCGGCCGCGACTCGACGCGAACTGGGTTTCCCAACCGTGTTCAATGTCCTGGGGCCGCTGACCAATCCGGCCCGGCCGCAGGCCAGCGCGATCGGAGTCGCGAAGGAAACAATTGCCCCCCTGGTGGCCGGAGTGTTCGCCCGGCGCGGTACTTCGGCGTGGGTGTTCCGCGGGGCCGTGCGAGGGCTGGACGAAATCACCACCACCGAGCCGGTGCAGGTGTGGCGGACGGTGGGCAACCAGGTTCAGGAAGAAGTGTTTGACCCGGCGGCTGAGTTTGGGTTGCCCCGGGCCGGGCTGTCAGATCTGCGCGGTGGGAGCCCGGAGCACAACGCGAAGGTTGCGCGTGAGATTCTGGCGGGGGAGAGCAGCCCGGCTGCCGATGCGGTGGCCCTGAATGCGGCTGCCGGAATCGTGGCGGCGCGGGGGATCGACAGTCCGCTGACCGGGAACGCTGTTGAGCAGCTTGGCTCGGCTCTGAGCCAGGCGCAGGAGGTGTTGTCCTCCGGGGCGGCGCTCAACCTGTTGGACCGGTGGGTGGCGGCGTCGCGCGGCTAG
- a CDS encoding Lrp/AsnC ligand binding domain-containing protein — protein MVTAIVMINCDINLIPEAAGQIAGIDGVSKVYSVTGDVDLIAVLALPQYDDLAGVVTESIAKVPGVRSMHTHLAFRTYSAEELEQAFHLGLD, from the coding sequence ATGGTCACCGCCATCGTGATGATTAACTGCGACATCAACCTGATTCCGGAAGCTGCCGGGCAGATCGCCGGAATTGACGGTGTCAGCAAAGTCTATTCCGTCACCGGCGATGTCGATCTGATTGCGGTCCTGGCCCTCCCCCAGTACGACGACCTGGCCGGTGTTGTCACCGAGTCGATCGCCAAGGTACCGGGCGTCCGGTCGATGCACACGCACCTGGCGTTTCGCACCTACTCGGCCGAAGAACTAGAGCAGGCCTTTCACCTGGGTCTCGACTGA
- a CDS encoding lysophospholipid acyltransferase family protein, with amino-acid sequence MGVYNVLKSAGGPILRAVYHPWIRGAENIPAEGPAILASNHNAVWDSIFLPAMIQRELVFMGKADYFTGTGIKGWATKNFMKAVGTIPVDRGGGKASQAAMKAGLDRLAKGELFGIYPEGTRSPDGRLYRGKTGVARLALESGAPVLPVAMIGTHAAQPIGQKIPSRTNIGMIIGEPLDFSRYRPLAKDRYVLRAITDEIMYNLMLLSGQEYVDAYAADVKAALAADGKFDGPVPNSAKKEG; translated from the coding sequence GTGGGTGTCTACAATGTCTTGAAGAGTGCGGGTGGACCGATCCTTCGTGCGGTCTACCACCCGTGGATTCGAGGGGCGGAGAACATTCCCGCCGAGGGGCCGGCGATTCTGGCTTCCAATCACAATGCCGTTTGGGACTCGATTTTCCTGCCCGCGATGATTCAACGTGAGCTGGTCTTCATGGGCAAAGCCGACTACTTCACAGGCACGGGAATCAAGGGCTGGGCGACCAAGAACTTTATGAAAGCTGTCGGGACCATCCCGGTCGACCGCGGCGGGGGCAAGGCCTCCCAGGCCGCCATGAAGGCGGGGTTGGATCGGTTGGCCAAAGGCGAGCTGTTTGGCATTTACCCGGAGGGGACACGCAGCCCGGACGGTCGCCTCTATCGGGGTAAGACCGGGGTGGCGCGGCTGGCCCTGGAATCCGGTGCGCCGGTGCTGCCGGTGGCCATGATCGGCACGCACGCCGCCCAGCCGATTGGCCAGAAGATCCCCTCCCGGACCAACATTGGGATGATCATTGGCGAGCCGCTGGACTTCTCCCGGTACCGTCCCCTGGCCAAGGACCGCTATGTTCTGCGGGCGATCACCGACGAAATCATGTACAACCTGATGCTGCTGTCCGGGCAGGAGTATGTCGATGCCTACGCGGCCGACGTGAAGGCCGCCCTGGCAGCAGATGGCAAGTTTGACGGCCCGGTGCCGAATTCGGCTAAAAAAGAAGGATGA
- a CDS encoding pyrophosphate--fructose-6-phosphate 1-phosphotransferase, with product MSVRRVALLTAGGFAPCLSAAVGGLIQRYNDLDPTIEVIAYQHGYHGLLTGNFVRVDEEGRAQAGILDKFGGSPIGNSRVKLTNAKDLVKRGLVAEGENPLAVAAEQLRTDGVDVLHTIGGDDTNTTAADLAAYLHEHNYELTVVGLPKTIDNDVIPIRQSLGADTAAEQGSLFAQNIIGEHRSGPRMLIIHEIMGRNCGWLAAETTRKYVKWVDEQEWAPALGLTAERWSPHALYLPEMHIDIDQEAKRLLSVMDELGNVNIFLSEGAGVPEIIAEMEARGEEVARDPFGHVRLDDINPGQWFAKQFAERLGAEKVMVQKSGYFSRSARANAYDLRLIQSMVDLAVECALRGESGVIGHDEERGDQLRAIEFPRIAGGKPFNVNVEWFAPLLARIGQPTQN from the coding sequence ATGAGTGTTCGGCGCGTAGCACTGTTGACCGCCGGGGGTTTTGCCCCCTGCCTCTCCGCGGCAGTGGGTGGACTGATTCAGCGATACAACGACCTTGACCCCACCATTGAGGTGATCGCCTACCAGCACGGCTACCACGGCCTGCTGACCGGGAACTTCGTCCGGGTGGACGAGGAGGGGCGGGCTCAGGCCGGCATTCTGGACAAGTTCGGCGGCTCGCCGATCGGCAACTCTCGCGTGAAGCTCACCAATGCCAAGGACCTGGTCAAGCGGGGCCTGGTGGCCGAGGGCGAAAACCCGCTCGCCGTCGCAGCCGAGCAGCTCCGGACCGACGGAGTCGACGTGCTCCACACCATCGGCGGGGACGATACCAACACCACCGCGGCCGACCTGGCCGCCTACCTGCACGAGCACAACTACGAGTTGACCGTGGTGGGCCTGCCCAAGACGATCGACAACGACGTGATCCCGATTCGGCAGTCCCTCGGTGCTGACACGGCCGCTGAGCAGGGTTCGCTGTTCGCGCAGAACATCATTGGTGAGCACCGCTCGGGCCCGCGGATGCTGATCATCCACGAAATCATGGGTCGTAACTGCGGCTGGCTGGCCGCGGAGACCACCCGCAAGTACGTCAAGTGGGTGGATGAGCAAGAGTGGGCCCCGGCCCTGGGCCTGACCGCCGAGCGCTGGTCGCCCCACGCCCTGTACCTGCCCGAAATGCACATCGACATCGACCAGGAAGCCAAGCGCCTCCTGTCCGTGATGGATGAGCTGGGCAACGTGAACATCTTCCTGTCCGAAGGCGCCGGCGTCCCGGAGATCATTGCCGAGATGGAAGCCCGCGGCGAAGAGGTGGCGCGCGACCCGTTTGGCCACGTCCGCCTCGACGACATCAACCCGGGCCAGTGGTTTGCCAAGCAGTTCGCCGAGCGCCTGGGGGCCGAAAAGGTGATGGTCCAGAAGTCGGGCTACTTCTCTCGCTCTGCCCGCGCGAACGCCTACGATCTGCGCCTGATCCAGTCGATGGTGGACCTGGCTGTCGAATGCGCGCTGCGCGGCGAGTCCGGCGTCATCGGCCACGACGAGGAGCGCGGCGACCAGCTGCGCGCGATCGAGTTCCCCCGGATTGCCGGTGGGAAGCCGTTCAACGTCAACGTCGAATGGTTCGCTCCGCTGCTGGCCCGCATCGGGCAACCCACCCAGAACTAG
- a CDS encoding class II 3-deoxy-7-phosphoheptulonate synthase, with protein MIPWETWRGLPARHQPQYLDAERLRQVSEELRQRPPLVFAGEVDDLKDQMGRAGRGEALVLIGGDCAETFAESTAARLRLKVQTLLQMAVVLTYGSSKPVVKIGRIAGQYAKPRSSPTETHDGVTLPSYLGDAVNGFEFTPEARQHDPGRLLEMYHMSAASLNLIRAFTKGGYADLRRVHEWNKGFTSNPVYARYEDLAEEINRAVRFMAAAGADFNSLREVDLFSAHEALLLDYEAAMTRVDSRTGNLYDTSGHFLWIGERTRAVDEAHVEMLSKVRNPIGVKLGPSTTKEDIKGLMDRLNPDGEPGRLTFMTRMGAQHIRQTLPPLIEAAQADGRPVTWLSDPMHGNTISTAHGYKTRDFDTIMREVAGFFAVHEEMGSVPGGIHVELTGDDVTEVIGGAEGIDDLALLRRYETLVDPRLNHQQSLEIAFQVAELVRERIGTEAPIETEPPALLGEADLALG; from the coding sequence GTGATTCCTTGGGAGACATGGCGTGGTTTGCCTGCTCGGCATCAGCCGCAGTACCTCGATGCCGAACGTTTGCGCCAGGTGAGCGAGGAACTGCGGCAAAGACCTCCGCTGGTCTTTGCCGGCGAGGTCGACGACCTGAAAGATCAGATGGGGCGAGCAGGGCGGGGTGAAGCCCTGGTCCTGATCGGGGGCGACTGCGCGGAAACCTTCGCCGAATCCACCGCTGCCCGGCTGCGCCTGAAGGTGCAAACCCTGCTGCAGATGGCCGTGGTTCTTACCTACGGCAGCTCGAAACCGGTCGTGAAGATCGGCCGGATCGCCGGTCAGTACGCGAAGCCGCGTTCGTCCCCCACCGAAACTCACGACGGGGTTACCTTGCCGTCGTACCTTGGGGATGCGGTCAATGGCTTCGAGTTCACCCCGGAGGCACGCCAGCACGACCCGGGTCGCCTGCTGGAGATGTACCATATGTCCGCCGCCTCGCTGAACCTGATTCGCGCTTTCACCAAGGGCGGGTATGCCGACTTGCGTCGCGTGCACGAGTGGAACAAGGGCTTCACCTCGAACCCGGTGTACGCCCGCTACGAGGACCTGGCCGAGGAGATTAACCGGGCGGTGCGGTTCATGGCCGCGGCGGGAGCAGATTTCAACTCACTCCGAGAAGTTGATCTGTTCTCTGCTCACGAGGCGTTGCTGCTGGACTACGAGGCAGCGATGACCCGGGTGGATTCGCGCACCGGGAACCTGTATGACACCTCCGGGCACTTCCTCTGGATTGGGGAGCGGACCCGGGCCGTCGATGAGGCCCACGTGGAGATGCTCTCGAAGGTCCGAAATCCGATCGGGGTCAAGCTGGGTCCCAGCACCACCAAGGAAGACATTAAGGGCCTGATGGACCGGCTGAACCCCGACGGTGAACCCGGTCGTCTCACCTTCATGACCAGGATGGGGGCGCAGCACATTCGCCAGACGCTGCCGCCGCTGATCGAGGCGGCCCAGGCCGACGGGCGCCCGGTCACCTGGCTGTCCGACCCGATGCACGGGAACACTATTTCCACTGCGCACGGCTACAAAACCCGTGACTTCGACACGATTATGCGCGAGGTGGCCGGCTTCTTTGCGGTGCACGAGGAGATGGGCTCGGTTCCAGGCGGGATCCACGTGGAGTTGACGGGCGACGATGTGACCGAGGTCATCGGCGGAGCCGAGGGGATTGACGACTTGGCTCTGCTTCGTCGGTACGAAACCCTGGTGGATCCGCGCCTTAACCACCAGCAGTCGCTGGAAATTGCCTTCCAGGTGGCCGAGCTAGTGCGTGAGCGAATCGGGACCGAAGCTCCGATTGAGACGGAGCCCCCGGCGCTGTTGGGCGAGGCTGACCTGGCCCTCGGCTAA
- a CDS encoding Rv2175c family DNA-binding protein: MYVDELIGDLLTTQEAADLLGAYRTRVNQYSRENRLVIIQRDDRAYVPAGLLEELPEPVDSATHQPLENLRGTITLLRDSEFSAEEIAEWLWTPDEELGTTPIAALREGRHHQVNRIASAL, from the coding sequence ATGTACGTAGACGAACTCATCGGTGACCTGCTGACCACGCAGGAAGCGGCAGACCTGCTCGGCGCCTATCGGACCCGGGTAAACCAGTACTCGCGAGAGAACCGACTGGTGATCATTCAGCGTGACGATCGCGCCTACGTTCCGGCCGGACTGCTAGAGGAGCTACCAGAGCCGGTCGACTCGGCCACGCATCAGCCGTTGGAGAACCTGCGGGGAACCATTACTCTTCTGCGCGACAGCGAGTTTTCCGCGGAGGAAATCGCCGAGTGGCTGTGGACCCCGGATGAGGAACTGGGCACCACGCCGATCGCGGCCCTCAGGGAGGGCCGCCACCACCAGGTAAACCGGATCGCGTCCGCGCTCTAG
- a CDS encoding polyprenyl synthetase family protein — protein MTSAAPRLDATIAQISSKIDRTVRRSFLTFATRCSLPEVGLFTSTLLSSAESGKRFRALSSVLGAATWLARTDDAAPEELLLRAATESNLALGAALEFYQAAALVHDDIVDRAEERRGKPATHRAFAATEGSDHFGVSAGILGGDFLLSAAEMALDEAASPTRQPELRQRFHQMTGEVAYGQFLDLQASFAPLGELELIRQVIRLKSARYSVAHPVALGALQAGADPEWAHTLEQVFEPAGVAFQLRDDHLGVLGEPTQTGKPAGGDIVERKRTVLLALTVQHAPSAQRRQLEEIYRQEPGPEQVAQARDLIETYGVGPHEEYLARELDLAHHRLAEAKLPGPAQELCLAFIRLLVERDR, from the coding sequence ATGACTAGCGCCGCTCCACGTCTCGATGCCACAATCGCCCAGATTTCAAGCAAAATCGACCGGACAGTTCGGCGCAGTTTCCTCACTTTTGCCACCCGCTGTTCCCTGCCCGAGGTGGGGTTATTCACCTCCACCCTGCTAAGTTCAGCTGAGAGCGGAAAACGGTTTCGGGCCTTGAGCAGCGTCCTGGGTGCGGCCACCTGGTTGGCACGCACAGATGACGCCGCCCCGGAGGAGCTACTGCTGCGGGCAGCGACCGAGTCAAACCTAGCTCTGGGAGCCGCCCTCGAGTTCTACCAGGCCGCCGCCCTAGTGCACGACGACATCGTGGATCGGGCTGAGGAGCGCCGCGGCAAGCCCGCCACCCACCGCGCGTTCGCCGCCACGGAGGGGTCGGACCACTTTGGAGTTTCGGCCGGGATCCTGGGCGGAGATTTCCTCCTGTCGGCCGCCGAGATGGCGCTCGACGAGGCGGCCTCCCCCACCCGGCAACCGGAGCTGCGCCAACGTTTTCATCAGATGACCGGCGAGGTGGCCTACGGTCAATTCCTGGACCTCCAGGCGTCCTTTGCCCCCCTCGGGGAACTAGAACTGATTCGCCAGGTAATTCGGCTAAAGTCGGCCCGCTACTCGGTCGCCCACCCGGTCGCGCTCGGAGCGCTCCAAGCCGGGGCGGATCCGGAATGGGCCCACACCCTGGAGCAGGTTTTTGAGCCGGCTGGAGTTGCTTTCCAACTGCGCGACGACCACCTGGGCGTGCTCGGTGAGCCGACACAAACGGGGAAGCCGGCCGGCGGGGACATCGTGGAACGGAAGCGGACCGTCCTGTTGGCGCTGACCGTCCAGCATGCCCCTTCGGCACAGCGCCGACAGCTGGAAGAGATTTACCGGCAGGAGCCCGGGCCCGAACAGGTGGCACAGGCGCGGGACCTAATTGAGACTTACGGCGTGGGACCGCACGAGGAGTACTTGGCCCGCGAGCTGGACCTGGCTCACCACCGACTGGCGGAAGCCAAGCTGCCGGGGCCCGCCCAGGAGCTGTGCCTGGCGTTTATCCGACTGCTGGTTGAGCGGGACCGCTAG